The Hyalangium minutum genomic sequence CCGCTGCTGTACCTCATCTAGGAGTGCTTCATCATGGCTGTTGCGAATGAGTCTTCTCAGGAAGCGCACAACATGGAGCACCATGGCGCGGGCCGTTACTACGTCGTGTGGGGCGCGCTCCTGGTCCTCACGGTTGTGACGGTGGTCACCGGCAGCGTGCACATCCCCAACTTCGCGCTGGCGTTGGCGCTGCTCATCGCCACTGTGAAGGGATCGCTGGTGCTGCTGTTCTTCATGCACCTGACTGACCACAAGGGCGCCAACCGGCTGGTGATGGCGGTGTCGTTCCTGTTCGTCATCATGATGCTGATCATGCCCATGGCGGACTTCGCCACGCGCTTCCGTCCGGCGAACCCGGCGGGCTCGCACCTGAGCGATCTGCCGGACCTGAACTTCATCGAGGGCAAGACGTCCACCCACGGTGGCACGGGTGGCGCGCACGGCGCTCAGGGCGGCGCTCACGGGACCCCCAGCGGGCACTGAGCCTCCCCCACCCTTCTCTGAAGTCTCCGCGCGGCGCCGAGGGTTCTCCCCGGCGCCGCGTGGCGTTTGCGGGGCCATGGGATTGAGGACCGGGGGTTGCAGATGCGGCTCGTGACGTGTGGCCATTCCTGGCCAAAGTGGATTCGCGCAGTGAGTGGGCTTGCGCTGCTGGCGTGGCTCACCGCGTGTGCGGCTCCACCTTCCCGAGCCAGTCCTCGGTGGTACGCGCAGGCCGGCCCCGGGCAGTCCTCCATTGAGGTGGACTTCGAGGCACCCTCTCCAGCGCAGCAGGATGTCCTGCGGCAGCGTGGCATCCGCCTGCCGCAGAGCGCACAGGGCCTCGCTGACCCGCGAGCACACCGGGATTTTGTCGACCTCCGCGTCACGTCCGTGGGCTTCGGCATCAGCGAGGGTGGGTGGATTCTGTTCTGCGAGGGACTGCCCCTGCCCATCCTCGTCCCCGAGAACCAGGTCGACCTGGGGCTCACCCGCGCCCAGCCGTTGAATGCCTCCATCTACCCGGATCGGGAGGCAGCGCTGGCGGAGCTGTCCGCAGGTGGATCTGGAGCCACCCGCGCAAGCTACGCCTATTACCGCGGAGCGGACGGAGCCCTCGTCGTACCCACCGTCTTCTCACCGGCCACCACGCCTCGCATTGCCCGGACGATGCTCGAAGTGCGCAAGGACCTGTCGCAGACGGTCGAGCGCGACCTGAAGGTCGCGCTGTTGACCCTGACGGGGACCCAAGTCCTGCGGGGCGTCTTCTCGAGGGTGGTGCGGGCAGCCCCGGAGCCACAGGCTCCCTCTTTTTCCCCTCAGCAGGGCCTCAGGGGGGAAGCTCCAGCGCGGCCACCACCGGAGCCCCGAGCTGGCCCACCGGCTCCAGAACCTGCGCCGGCACCAGCCCCTCCAGCACCGGGCCGCCTCGCACCGTCGCCGGGACTGGTTGAAGCGCTCAGCGGAAAGAACCCAACGACGCCGGTTGCTCCTAGGCCGCGCTTACCTCAGGACGCCGCTGTCAGCCCCGCGGTGCCTGGAGAACTGCCGCGTAACCGTCCCATCAGCCGCAGTCCCAGCCAGAACGCGCAACTCCAGGTGGACATCAAGTACTTGCAAGGGCTCGGTGCCAAGAACATCCGCGTCAACCAGCAACAACTCACGTCGGAGAACCACTCGCGCGTGGGAATCAACCGGCCTGATCTGCAATTCGACTATAAGGACCGCCGATACTCCGTGGAGTACGACTCCCCTGCGTCGGGCCGTGGCTCTAGCCACCAGTCGCGCCTCACCTCCAATGACCCGGACGCGGAGATCATTCTTTTGATCGTCCCCTGAGGCATGAGGCACTCCTGATGACCCAAGACATGAAGGGGCTGCTCCTAGAGGACCGCTGGGCTCCTGTCACTTCAGAGATGGGCTTCCTAGAGCTCAGCGCGGAGCAAGCGGCCCGTGGCTTCGCCACCTGGCAGCAAGCATTGGAGGCTGATCGTGGCGTCACCGTGGGGGTGCGCCCCGTCTCGGGCTCTCTGCAGCAGGTTCTCTCCAGCCTGTTGCCCCTGACCGGTGGAGAGTCGCGGCGGTACCTCTTCATTCCGACCCACAGCGCCTGGACAGCGTACGTCGAGAGCCAGTGGACCGGGACCGACGCCTCGAGCGCCATGGGCTACCTGTCCCGGACTCTGGGCTGCCGGGGCCTGCGGGTCGTCGCGGTGCCCCATACACTCCGCAAAGGCCAGGGTCGCTACGGAGCTGTCATCCTTGAGGTCTATGCCCCCTACGACATGGCTGGGCTCAACTACCTGCGCACCCTTTATGCGGCGAATGACGGGGGCCGCTGGGTCTTCGGCCAGTCTGGCGAACCCTTCCCCTTCGAGAAGCCCGAGCACTACCAGGCGCACCGGGTCAGGGACCGCTTCACCTTCGACATGCTCAAGGACTACCTGCGCCACCTGGGGCTGTCCCCCTTCGAGGAGGATTTCTACCTGCCGAAGGGGGCACCTGCGCTCCTTGTGGAGAAGACGGGCCCCACCTACCCCACCTACAGGGAATACACCTTGGAGCAGGCCCGCGAACGCCTGTGACGGAGGCTTAGAAGGACACCTGGACGTTGGCCGCGAGGGCCGTGTCCGTGGAGACCTTCCCCGACGGCGGCGAGCTGTCGTACTGGAGCACGAAGCTGGTGCCCACCGAGAGGCTGTCCGTCAGCCCCACCGTGAGCTTCGAGGTGCTGTTCACCAACAGGCGGGACTCCCCCAGCACGTTGGGGATGGCCTCAGCCTCCTCCGTGAACACGGTGTCCTTGGACAGGCCGTAGCTGAACGACACGCCCACGCGCGGGCCGCCGAGGTCCACGTCCTCCAGGTCCAGCCGCGTCGGGTAGTACTGGAAGCGCGTCTCACGGAAGTAGCGGAACGCCAGGTCCGTGCGCAGCGAGGTGAACTTCCCATCCGCGCTCTTCTCGTCCCACCAGGAGATGCCCGCTCCGGCCTCGCCGGTGCCTCGCACCTCCACGCTCTTCACGTGGTCCGTCAGTGCACCGGCCAGCACGTAGCCACTGATGACCGGGGTGAAGCGCCGATCCACGCGGATGTCCGCGTTGGCGCCCAGGGCCACCACCTCGGTGCGCTCCGCCTCCGTCTCCGTGGCCGGGAGCCGGCTGCGGCCGTACACGGCCTGCGCCTTCACGCCGTAGATCCACCCCTCCGACTTGCGCTCGGCCGAGGCCAGACCGTTGAAGGTCAGCGTCGAGGAATTCCCCGAGAGCGCGATGAGCCCCAGTCCCACGCTCCCCTTCCACAGGTCCTCCTTGGGAGCCTCCTCCTTCTTCTCAGCGGCGGCCTCGGGCGCCGCAGCAGGGGTTTTCCCCAAGGCCTCGGTCAGCTTCTCCACGGCGGTGGCCATGCGAGCGCTGGCGTCCGCAGCCTTCTCGGCGGCGGCAGCGGCCTTCTCAGCGGCGGCGGCGGCGCGCTCGGTGGTGGCCTCGGCGGCCGGAGGCGGCGGCGGGGGAGGAGGAGTCTGGGCTTGGAGCGACGTCGCGACGATAAAGGCGGTCAACATAGGTTCTGGCGAGATGGGGTGAGAGTGTGCCCATCGGATTCCCGGCGGGCTTGGCCGTTGCATACCACCAGCGACAGCGGCGGCTCGACCCTTCTACGCTATGAAACCGCTCCCGAAGTACCTCCGGAGGCTCCTGCCCATGAAGCTCGTCCCCCTGGCCCTGCTGTGCTGGCTGCTGCTGCCCGGTGTCGCGTCGGCCCAACGAACCGTGACAGCCCCAGTGGACGTGGGCATTGGCCCTGCGGCCTTCTTCTTCTTCGGACCGGTGTTCGACGACCAGCCGATTCATACCGGGCTGAAGCTCAATGTGGAGGCGGTGCTCGACAAGGAGTGGCTGCGCAAGAACCAGGCCCTCATCCCGCGCAAGTACCGGAGCCAGGCCCTCAAGTCGGGGGAGATCCGCTTCTCTCCCGCCGTGCTCGCCCTCATCCCGGACTCGCTGATCATCTCACCGAAGTACCGGAACACGGGCATGTACGGGGCCACGTGGAAGCCGCTGGGCATCGGCTTGCCGCTCAGCTCCAGCCCCGTGCGCTTCTCAGTCGACGCGGGGCTGCTGCTGACCTACGCGTACATCTACTCGGACCTGGACACCCTCGGCACCACCCACTTCCTGCGGCCGGGGCTCCAGCTCGGAGCGGATCTGGAGTTCCAGCTCAGCAAGAGCTTCCTGATCAGCATCGGGTGGGACTCGGCGCTCTATGTCCCCCAGCGGCTCAACACCTTCAGCGAGACGAAGCCCCTGCGCGAGTCCATCTTCCACGTGGGGCAGGCCTACCTCATGCTCCACTTCCGCTTCCCCTACACCACCCGGCTGTGAGCCATGCGCCTCGTCCTCGCCAACGCTGAAGAACAAGTCTCTCGGGATGCCGTCACCTACTCCGCGTGGGGCTCTCCGCTCACCCGCGAGGGCTACCTCCAGCGCGAGAACCGGCTCCGCACCCACGCCTGGTCCCGCGCCGAGCTGAAGATGTGGCTGCTGTGCGAGGCGCCGGGCGAGGTGCTCGCCTCGTGCGAGACGTACCGGACGGACAGCTTCCTCCGCGCTCCGGACGGGACGCTCTCCGCCGGGGACAGCTACGCCATCGCCAGCGTCTTCACCGAGGAGCGGCTGCGCGGGCGCGGCTACGCCACGAAGCTGATGGACCTGCTGGCCGCGGAGCTCGAACGGGCCTCGCCGCGCGTCCACAGCGCCATCCTGTTCTCGGACGTGGGCGCTCCGCTCTACCAGCGCTCGGGCTATCGGGAGACACCCGCCTGGGACTGGCGCTTCAGCCCCGAGCCGGGCGAGCCCTCCGCGCTCGTAGACCGGCTGCTCCAGGACACGGACGTGGGCGCCACGCTCGCCCGGATGCGCCGGCCCGACGCTCCCTTCTTCTACTGGCCCACCGCCGAGCAAGTGGACTGGCACATCGAGCGCGAGCGCATCTACGCGGAGCTGATGCCCCGCCCGCGTCCCGAGGCCAACGGCGCCATCGCCGGAGACTCCACCGCGCTCTGGTACATGATGGGCCGCACCGGCACATTGATGGTGCTGATGCTCGACGCGCGGACGGCCGAGCAGGCGGCGGCGCTGCTCGGGACGGCCCGGCGGGTGGCACACCGAGCAGGCCTCTCGAAGGTGGTGCTGTGGGAGGAGCCCGCGACGGCCCCGCTGGTGGCAAAGGTGACGGGGGGAACGCGGGAGCTCCGGGACGGCTCGCTGCCGATGATCCGGCCACTGCGGCCGGGCCTTCCCTCCCCCGAGCTCACGCCCATTCCCCGAGCCCTCTGGGTCTGAGGCCCGCAGGAGGTAGGATGGGGCCATGGCCAAGCGCATCCGGATCATCGAGGGCACGTGGAACTGCACCTCGTGCGACACGAAGAACATCCCTGCCCGGCACAAGAAGTGCCCCACGTGCAACAACCCGCGCGAGCTGACGGGCAAGGAGTCCGAGTTCCAGTTCGCCGGGGAGGATGCGGCCACGGGCAGGTCGCTCGGCGAGAGCGTGACGGACGAGAGAGCGCTGGAGATGGCCAACGCGGGCGCGGACTGGTTCTGCGCCTACTGCGGTGCCTCGAACCGAGGCGACCAGCCCATCTGCAAGAACTGCAAGGCCGAGCGCACGGATGACTCCAAGGCGCTCCAGGAGGAGGAGGATCCAGGCCTACCGCCGCCTCGGCCGCAGGCACCGCCTCCGAAGAAGCGAAGCTGGGGGAAGATCGCCCTGGGCCTCTTCGGCGGCATGTTCTTCTGCTGCGGCGGAACCATTCTTTACTCCATCTGGTCGGCGATTCCGCACGACACCACGGGAGAGATCACCGGCACCGAGTGGAAGCGCTCCATCGCGCAGGAGCGCTTCACGCCGGTGACGGAGGAGGGCTGGCAGGACGAGCTGCGCCTCGAGTCCCCGCGAATGCCGGTGAACGGCTCGGGCGAGGTGGCGGGTGTGCAGAACATCCGGAGCTGCGTGTCGCGGCAGCGCACCACGCGGAAGGTGGCGGACGGCACGCAGCGGGTGTGCGAGAACAAGACGCGCAAGACGCAGTGCGGAACCGAGGAGAAGTGCCGCACGCGCAACAAGGGCAACGGCTTCAAGGAGGAGATCTGCGAGGACGTGCCGAAGTACTGCAGCGAGTCCTACGAGGACTGCCACACGGAGACGCGCTACCGGAACGAGCCCGTGTACTCGCAGAAGTGCAGCTACGACACGTACCTGTGGAAGGAGCTGGCCAAGCGCGAGCTGTCGGGGCGGGACGGCGAGCCGCCGCGCTGGCCGGAGCTGGTGGCGGGCCCGGCGGACCGGCTCAAGCGCGCGGAGCAGTACGTCATCCACGTCGCGTACGACAAGGGCGAGGAGAAGACGAAGCTCGAGCCCAAGACGGAGCAGGAGTACCTCGTCTGGAAGAAGGGCCAGCAGGTCGCCCTGACGGTGACGAACGGCGGGGAAATCAAGAAGATCGAGCCGCGTTAGAAAGAGCCCTCATGGAGTGCACCCGCTGTGGCGCCTGCTGCGTGGCGCCGGACATCGCCGCGCTGGACAAGCCCCTGGGGATGCGCTGCCCGCACCTCACGCCGGAGAACCTGTGCTCGGTGTATGACCGGAGGCCCCAGGTGTGCCGGAGCTACGAGCCGGACGAGGTCTGCAAGCTCATCGAGGCGCCCACGCTGGAGGAGCGCGTCCAAAAGTACCTGGCCCTCTTCGGCCTGAGCGCCGAGG encodes the following:
- a CDS encoding GNAT family N-acetyltransferase — encoded protein: MRLVLANAEEQVSRDAVTYSAWGSPLTREGYLQRENRLRTHAWSRAELKMWLLCEAPGEVLASCETYRTDSFLRAPDGTLSAGDSYAIASVFTEERLRGRGYATKLMDLLAAELERASPRVHSAILFSDVGAPLYQRSGYRETPAWDWRFSPEPGEPSALVDRLLQDTDVGATLARMRRPDAPFFYWPTAEQVDWHIERERIYAELMPRPRPEANGAIAGDSTALWYMMGRTGTLMVLMLDARTAEQAAALLGTARRVAHRAGLSKVVLWEEPATAPLVAKVTGGTRELRDGSLPMIRPLRPGLPSPELTPIPRALWV
- a CDS encoding cytochrome C oxidase subunit IV family protein, whose translation is MAVANESSQEAHNMEHHGAGRYYVVWGALLVLTVVTVVTGSVHIPNFALALALLIATVKGSLVLLFFMHLTDHKGANRLVMAVSFLFVIMMLIMPMADFATRFRPANPAGSHLSDLPDLNFIEGKTSTHGGTGGAHGAQGGAHGTPSGH
- a CDS encoding DUF481 domain-containing protein, producing MLTAFIVATSLQAQTPPPPPPPPAAEATTERAAAAAEKAAAAAEKAADASARMATAVEKLTEALGKTPAAAPEAAAEKKEEAPKEDLWKGSVGLGLIALSGNSSTLTFNGLASAERKSEGWIYGVKAQAVYGRSRLPATETEAERTEVVALGANADIRVDRRFTPVISGYVLAGALTDHVKSVEVRGTGEAGAGISWWDEKSADGKFTSLRTDLAFRYFRETRFQYYPTRLDLEDVDLGGPRVGVSFSYGLSKDTVFTEEAEAIPNVLGESRLLVNSTSKLTVGLTDSLSVGTSFVLQYDSSPPSGKVSTDTALAANVQVSF
- a CDS encoding YkgJ family cysteine cluster protein is translated as MECTRCGACCVAPDIAALDKPLGMRCPHLTPENLCSVYDRRPQVCRSYEPDEVCKLIEAPTLEERVQKYLALFGLSAEAEATRQTGCASMRQARGTKP